Proteins from a genomic interval of Methanofollis formosanus:
- a CDS encoding sensor histidine kinase has translation MNIPSLQSNICRTPTGRDALVLLIVGAALFLIASFTDAFEILVGFTRTYEEWEIDEFLTAVLLLSGGFTIFSLRRWNELKTEVQARKEIQERLKFAIEGGSLGVWDWNVATGKLSIIHDWIHDRTAPYPEETHVSIFEECVHPDDHLLLIQKMKEVRDDAMPYYEAECREQRQDGTWRWVHVIGKVTARDEEGRPVRATGITRDVTEVHRTREALEEANKKLDLLYSITRHDLLNQVSIIAAYTGLIEEETVENRRLREYTGHVTTATATIRDQIVFMQDYESMGVKAPEWLCVKEIARVAGAKASRGNLSIDVRTGQLEVFADPLFEKVIFNLVDNTIRHGEKATKVCISFHNENNEGILVIEDDGRGVPSGIKEHIFSRGFGREGSGLGLFLVREILGITGMTIQETGEEGAGARFEIVVPAGAFRADHR, from the coding sequence GTGAACATCCCCTCGCTCCAATCCAATATCTGCCGTACACCCACCGGACGCGATGCGCTGGTCCTTCTCATAGTCGGAGCCGCGCTCTTTTTGATCGCCTCGTTCACGGACGCCTTCGAGATACTGGTGGGGTTCACCAGAACATACGAAGAATGGGAGATCGACGAATTCCTCACCGCGGTTCTCCTCCTATCGGGCGGGTTTACCATATTCTCCTTGAGGAGATGGAATGAACTCAAGACCGAGGTACAGGCACGGAAAGAAATACAGGAGCGATTGAAATTCGCCATCGAAGGTGGTTCTCTCGGGGTCTGGGACTGGAACGTCGCAACCGGTAAGCTGTCGATCATTCATGACTGGATACATGACCGGACCGCCCCGTACCCGGAGGAGACGCACGTCTCGATCTTCGAAGAGTGCGTACATCCCGACGACCACCTCCTCCTGATACAAAAAATGAAAGAGGTGAGAGACGATGCCATGCCGTACTATGAGGCCGAGTGCCGGGAACAGCGCCAGGACGGAACATGGCGATGGGTGCATGTCATCGGGAAGGTGACGGCCCGCGACGAGGAGGGCCGTCCCGTCAGAGCGACCGGTATAACCAGGGATGTCACCGAGGTGCACCGAACCCGAGAGGCCCTCGAAGAGGCGAACAAAAAACTCGACCTCCTGTACAGCATCACCAGGCACGACCTCCTCAACCAGGTCAGCATCATTGCCGCATATACAGGACTCATCGAGGAGGAAACGGTGGAAAACAGGAGGCTCAGGGAATATACCGGACACGTAACCACCGCAACCGCGACGATCAGGGACCAGATCGTCTTCATGCAGGACTACGAGAGCATGGGCGTGAAAGCGCCGGAATGGCTGTGTGTAAAAGAGATCGCCAGGGTTGCCGGGGCAAAGGCATCCCGGGGGAACCTGTCGATCGACGTACGCACCGGCCAACTGGAAGTCTTCGCCGATCCCCTCTTCGAAAAGGTCATCTTCAATCTCGTTGACAATACTATCCGCCACGGGGAGAAAGCGACAAAGGTCTGCATCTCGTTCCATAATGAGAACAACGAGGGCATCCTTGTCATCGAGGACGACGGGAGGGGGGTCCCCTCCGGCATCAAAGAACATATCTTCTCCCGGGGTTTCGGGCGGGAAGGCTCAGGGCTCGGCCTCTTCCTTGTCAGGGAGATCCTCGGGATCACCGGGATGACCATTCAAGAGACCGGGGAAGAGGGGGCGGGCGCGAGGTTCGAGATCGTCGTGCCCGCCGGAGCGTTCAGGGCCGACCACCGGTAG
- a CDS encoding anaerobic ribonucleoside-triphosphate reductase activating protein, whose amino-acid sequence MNFGGFVPLSTVDWRGKAVCTVFLRGCPVRCHYCQNTAILEGKDEREIEEVLGMVRESTLLVTGVVFSGGEATMQKEALLALAAGAKKMDLGVGLQTNGVYPGTIRALLENGLVDHIALDVKTTWRRYNNLLKQDFKERVQESLELCTEAYRRGALPEFEVVVTTFRGCEDEIRYIAQDAKGVDFVLQQGVIAGVAPLTFTELAAIADGLGRTVKIRTREDGEVVYEGRRIVRAESIDVSRIEQEHVR is encoded by the coding sequence GTGAACTTCGGGGGCTTTGTCCCGCTCAGCACAGTGGACTGGAGAGGAAAGGCCGTCTGCACGGTCTTTCTGCGCGGCTGTCCGGTACGGTGTCATTACTGCCAGAACACCGCGATCCTCGAAGGAAAAGACGAGCGGGAGATCGAAGAGGTGCTCGGAATGGTCCGCGAGTCCACTCTCCTCGTCACCGGCGTCGTCTTCTCTGGCGGCGAGGCGACGATGCAGAAGGAGGCCCTCCTCGCCCTGGCCGCCGGTGCGAAGAAGATGGACCTCGGCGTCGGCCTCCAGACCAACGGCGTCTATCCGGGAACCATCCGGGCCCTCCTCGAAAACGGCCTCGTCGACCACATCGCCCTCGACGTCAAGACCACCTGGCGCCGGTACAACAACCTCCTCAAACAGGACTTCAAGGAGCGCGTGCAGGAGTCGCTCGAACTCTGCACCGAGGCATACCGTCGGGGCGCCCTTCCTGAGTTCGAGGTGGTGGTCACGACCTTCAGGGGATGCGAGGACGAGATCCGGTATATCGCACAGGACGCGAAAGGCGTCGACTTCGTCCTCCAGCAGGGCGTCATCGCCGGCGTCGCCCCCCTCACCTTCACCGAACTTGCGGCCATCGCCGACGGCCTGGGCCGAACCGTGAAGATCAGGACGCGAGAGGACGGCGAGGTCGTCTACGAGGGCAGACGGATCGTCAGAGCAGAGAGCATTGATGTCAGCAGGATCGAGCAGGAGCACGTGAGATGA
- a CDS encoding AAA family ATPase, with amino-acid sequence MKVIGIVGMPASGKGEFSKIAEARGIPVVVMGDVIRAAVVEAGLEMTDANMGKVSSDLRAEHGMGAIALKSIPFVEEQDAPVVIIDGIRGSAEVEIFREHFPTFLLVAVTASFETRFGRLKNRGRADDVDSAEALRARDERELGWGLGEAMTMADVEIANEGGMEEYAAKVARLIGAMEGCR; translated from the coding sequence ATGAAGGTCATCGGGATCGTCGGGATGCCGGCGAGCGGAAAAGGAGAGTTCTCAAAGATCGCAGAGGCCAGGGGCATCCCGGTCGTGGTGATGGGCGACGTGATCAGGGCCGCCGTCGTCGAGGCCGGACTTGAGATGACCGACGCCAACATGGGGAAGGTCTCCTCGGACCTCCGCGCGGAACACGGCATGGGGGCGATCGCCCTCAAGAGCATCCCCTTCGTCGAGGAACAGGACGCACCCGTCGTGATCATCGACGGGATCCGTGGGAGCGCGGAAGTCGAGATCTTCAGGGAACACTTCCCCACTTTTCTCCTCGTCGCCGTCACGGCCTCGTTCGAGACGAGGTTCGGGCGCCTGAAGAACCGGGGCCGCGCCGACGACGTCGACTCTGCCGAAGCCCTCCGTGCACGCGACGAGCGCGAACTCGGGTGGGGCCTGGGCGAGGCAATGACCATGGCCGATGTCGAGATCGCAAACGAGGGCGGCATGGAAGAATACGCAGCAAAGGTCGCCAGACTTATCGGGGCGATGGAGGGATGCCGGTGA
- a CDS encoding sugar phosphate isomerase/epimerase family protein, which translates to MSVVPYFSSSSTVWESIEWVFGIEEVGYTGWEISADGNYRLEKPENKRAILDVVESTHLDVTVHAPYADLNLASINDPIWRESVRQICACIEHAADLTDRVTLHPGYLSPAGKLLPGKTWALQKEALRLIGACGEEHGVKACLENMINIPEFLCHDADELLGITDGIEGVGVTFDLGHANTVRAVDGFLKQIGAADHIHIHDNHGSSDEHLALGDGIIDWEKVGHAVAAGYRGKVAVVEGRNLEEAARSLAVFRRRFV; encoded by the coding sequence GTGAGCGTCGTCCCCTATTTCTCCTCATCCTCGACGGTCTGGGAATCGATCGAGTGGGTCTTCGGGATCGAAGAGGTCGGGTATACCGGGTGGGAGATCTCGGCCGACGGCAACTACCGCCTCGAGAAGCCGGAGAACAAACGCGCGATTCTCGATGTCGTCGAGAGCACGCACCTCGACGTGACCGTGCACGCGCCCTACGCCGACCTCAACCTCGCCTCCATCAACGACCCCATCTGGCGGGAGTCGGTGCGCCAGATCTGTGCATGCATCGAGCACGCCGCCGACCTCACCGACCGCGTCACCCTCCACCCGGGGTATCTCTCGCCCGCAGGCAAACTCCTGCCAGGCAAAACCTGGGCGTTGCAGAAGGAGGCGCTCCGTCTGATCGGGGCGTGCGGCGAGGAACATGGGGTGAAGGCCTGCCTTGAAAATATGATCAATATCCCCGAGTTCCTCTGCCACGACGCCGACGAACTCCTCGGGATCACCGACGGGATCGAGGGCGTCGGCGTCACCTTCGACCTGGGCCACGCCAACACGGTCAGGGCGGTCGACGGCTTCCTCAAGCAGATCGGCGCCGCCGACCATATCCACATCCACGACAATCACGGCAGTTCGGACGAGCACCTCGCCCTCGGCGACGGGATCATCGACTGGGAGAAGGTCGGGCATGCCGTCGCAGCAGGGTATCGGGGAAAGGTCGCCGTCGTCGAGGGGCGCAACCTCGAAGAGGCGGCCCGGAGCCTTGCAGTCTTCAGGAGGCGGTTCGTATAG
- the rnz gene encoding ribonuclease Z, whose product MAGETLQIYFLGTAGALPTPNRNPPCIMVRRGSDTLLFDCGEGAQQQMMRARTGFLVDAVFITHWHADHFLGVLGLVQTMSFNGRTEPLVIYGPEGVHEFVEHTQHLGKTKLGFDLQPVKLGPGSTVRYDGYRVEAFATCHGMPSLGYVLREDGRPGRFNREKAIELGVPPGPLFGRLQRGGEVTVEREGEQVTVTPDQIMGRARPGRTLIYTGDTRPLHHGPLDGLEDADLLIHDATFDDTERTRAAEVYHSTSGEAGEAAAALKAHMLALVHISSRYTSTANHIQDARKRFEGEVIAPPDLTMVEIPFRE is encoded by the coding sequence ATAGCCGGCGAAACACTACAGATCTATTTCCTCGGTACCGCCGGGGCGCTTCCCACACCGAACCGCAACCCACCCTGCATCATGGTGAGGCGGGGTTCGGACACCCTCCTCTTCGACTGCGGGGAGGGTGCGCAGCAGCAGATGATGCGGGCGCGGACCGGGTTCCTGGTGGACGCCGTCTTCATCACCCACTGGCATGCCGATCATTTCCTGGGCGTGCTCGGTCTGGTCCAGACGATGTCGTTCAACGGCAGGACCGAACCGCTCGTCATCTACGGCCCTGAAGGCGTCCACGAATTCGTGGAGCACACCCAGCACCTCGGCAAGACCAAACTCGGGTTCGACCTCCAGCCGGTGAAACTCGGGCCCGGTTCGACGGTGCGCTACGACGGTTACCGGGTGGAGGCCTTCGCCACCTGCCACGGGATGCCGAGTCTCGGGTATGTGCTCAGGGAGGACGGAAGGCCGGGCCGGTTCAACCGGGAGAAGGCGATCGAACTCGGCGTACCCCCCGGTCCCCTCTTCGGCCGTCTCCAGCGGGGCGGCGAGGTGACGGTGGAGCGCGAGGGAGAACAGGTGACGGTCACGCCCGACCAGATCATGGGCCGGGCGCGCCCGGGCCGGACGCTCATCTACACCGGCGACACGAGACCCCTCCACCACGGCCCGCTCGACGGCCTGGAAGACGCCGACCTGCTTATCCACGACGCCACCTTCGACGATACCGAACGGACGCGGGCGGCCGAGGTCTACCATTCCACCTCGGGGGAGGCCGGAGAGGCGGCGGCGGCGCTGAAGGCGCACATGCTGGCCCTCGTCCATATCAGTTCGCGCTACACATCGACGGCAAACCATATACAGGATGCACGAAAGAGATTTGAAGGCGAAGTGATCGCACCACCCGACCTGACAATGGTCGAGATTCCTTTCAGAGAGTGA
- a CDS encoding magnesium transporter gives MSAGNGLGREQRLFLTGLLALLVSTAIAVVAGSYLSSIRETLALIPGLLVLVPPTINMRGSISGVLASRLSSSMHLGEFAPDCRGGVLTENLHAAFILTVATALALGFIAKLAAWAFGIEVIAAGDLVLISVIAGILSGLIVMGFTVLVSVLSYRRGVDMDMIAAPAVTTLGDLVTIPVLAVTAVTVTALPMGWRMTLLAGVLVIAAGASVYSWMHGARARDIVSEILPLLVGLSVLGTVAGVTYTMDLDRLVAVGALLILIPPFAGICGSIGGILCSRLGTWMHLGLIEPSIRPSRAVGVQFVQSYLFTFLLLPLMAALAHGAALLLGAASPGLLTMVGIALGAGVVVMSIVNGIAYLTASISFRYGFDPDNFGIPVITSVIDLLGAVVLISVINLFL, from the coding sequence ATGAGTGCGGGAAACGGACTGGGGCGCGAGCAGCGCCTCTTCCTGACGGGCCTTCTGGCACTCCTGGTCAGCACAGCCATCGCCGTCGTCGCCGGATCGTACCTCTCCTCGATCCGTGAGACCCTCGCCCTCATCCCGGGCCTGCTCGTCCTCGTCCCCCCGACGATCAATATGCGCGGCAGCATCTCCGGGGTGCTCGCCTCCCGTCTCTCCTCCTCGATGCACCTGGGCGAGTTCGCCCCCGACTGCCGGGGCGGCGTCCTCACCGAGAATCTGCACGCGGCGTTCATCCTCACGGTCGCCACCGCCCTTGCCCTCGGGTTCATTGCAAAGCTTGCAGCCTGGGCATTCGGGATCGAGGTGATCGCGGCCGGCGATCTTGTTCTCATCTCGGTGATCGCCGGGATCCTCTCAGGCCTCATCGTGATGGGCTTCACGGTCCTGGTCTCCGTCCTCTCGTACCGGCGCGGGGTGGATATGGACATGATCGCCGCGCCGGCGGTGACGACCCTCGGCGACCTGGTCACCATCCCGGTGCTGGCCGTCACGGCGGTGACGGTCACCGCTCTTCCCATGGGATGGAGGATGACCCTCCTCGCCGGTGTCCTCGTCATCGCCGCGGGTGCGTCGGTGTACTCATGGATGCACGGGGCGCGGGCCAGAGATATTGTCTCTGAGATCCTGCCCCTCCTGGTCGGGCTCTCGGTCCTCGGCACCGTCGCCGGCGTCACCTATACGATGGACCTCGACCGCCTCGTCGCCGTCGGGGCGCTGCTCATTCTCATCCCGCCCTTCGCCGGGATCTGCGGATCGATCGGGGGGATCCTCTGCTCGCGCCTCGGCACCTGGATGCACCTCGGCCTCATCGAGCCGTCGATCCGCCCCTCCCGCGCCGTGGGGGTGCAGTTCGTCCAGAGTTACCTCTTCACCTTCCTCCTCCTCCCGCTGATGGCCGCCCTCGCCCACGGCGCCGCCCTCCTCCTCGGGGCGGCCTCGCCGGGCCTGCTCACCATGGTCGGGATCGCCCTCGGCGCGGGGGTCGTCGTGATGAGCATCGTCAACGGGATTGCCTACCTCACGGCCAGCATCTCGTTCAGGTACGGCTTCGACCCGGACAACTTCGGGATCCCGGTGATCACCTCGGTGATCGACCTGCTGGGCGCGGTGGTGCTCATCTCGGTGATCAACCTGTTTCTGTGA
- a CDS encoding potassium channel family protein — protein sequence MEVEYQPTSLKDVLIEMKDISELMVDLAYSAILFESRDIAGEVGNLEEIMNRHVYQARISAMLGARRVEEAESMSGLLQIAESAERISNSASEVAKLILKGAKFPQKLRDALPAAEEVTARVEVQNGSVLDGQTLGEVKLQSRSGMRVIAIRRGNGWIYDPDKYSRVAAGDILLAKGLEAGIPPFRIMAGVVQEAKREAAKAGCVDDLDRAVALMIEMKNLSELAVGLAYTSLLFTNEDVAQQVVALDEKMEDMRYQFDLWVLEAAKRIENVEYLRGLLYLSSFAETISGAASAIAEVLLRDIEVPPVFRMIVRESDEIITHLTVEEGSALSGRSLKEASLATVTGMVVLAVKRGGERWKYRPGRDERLHAGDRIIAKGRRDGEERLASLCSGENT from the coding sequence ATGGAAGTCGAATATCAGCCGACCAGCCTCAAGGATGTCCTCATCGAGATGAAGGATATCTCTGAACTGATGGTTGACCTCGCCTATTCTGCCATTCTTTTTGAAAGCCGGGACATCGCCGGCGAGGTGGGGAACCTCGAAGAGATCATGAACCGGCATGTCTACCAGGCCCGCATCTCGGCGATGCTCGGGGCGCGCAGGGTAGAGGAAGCCGAGTCGATGAGCGGGCTGCTGCAGATTGCGGAGTCGGCCGAGCGGATCTCGAACTCAGCCTCAGAGGTTGCAAAACTCATCCTCAAAGGGGCCAAGTTCCCGCAGAAACTCAGAGACGCTCTCCCCGCGGCTGAAGAGGTGACGGCGCGCGTCGAGGTCCAGAACGGCTCGGTCCTCGACGGCCAGACCCTGGGCGAGGTGAAACTCCAGAGCAGGTCCGGGATGCGCGTCATCGCGATCAGGCGGGGGAACGGATGGATCTACGACCCGGACAAGTACTCCCGGGTCGCCGCCGGCGACATCCTCCTTGCCAAAGGACTTGAAGCCGGCATCCCCCCCTTCCGCATCATGGCCGGAGTGGTCCAGGAAGCGAAAAGAGAAGCGGCAAAGGCCGGATGCGTCGACGACCTCGATCGCGCCGTCGCCCTGATGATCGAGATGAAAAACCTCTCCGAACTCGCGGTCGGGCTTGCATACACCTCGCTCCTCTTCACCAACGAGGACGTGGCCCAGCAGGTCGTCGCCCTCGACGAGAAGATGGAGGACATGCGCTACCAGTTCGACCTCTGGGTGCTCGAGGCCGCCAAGCGCATCGAGAACGTGGAATATCTCCGCGGCCTCCTCTACCTCTCCTCCTTTGCCGAGACCATCTCGGGGGCGGCCTCCGCGATCGCCGAGGTGCTCCTCAGGGACATCGAAGTTCCGCCGGTCTTCAGGATGATCGTGCGCGAGTCCGACGAGATCATCACCCACCTCACGGTGGAAGAAGGCTCGGCCCTTTCCGGCCGGAGCCTCAAGGAGGCGTCGCTGGCGACCGTCACCGGCATGGTGGTGCTGGCGGTCAAACGCGGCGGCGAACGCTGGAAGTACCGTCCTGGCCGCGACGAACGGCTTCACGCAGGCGATCGCATCATCGCAAAAGGGAGACGAGACGGCGAAGAACGGCTTGCCTCCCTTTGTTCAGGTGAGAATACATAA